Within the Agromyces ramosus genome, the region GCAGGTTCGCGGGCGGCTGGGACGCGCAGCGTGAGAACACGTTCGCGCGGCAGAAGGAGCTCGGGGTCATCCCGGCCGATGCCGAGCTGACGCCGCGGCACGACGAGATCCCCGGCTGGGACGACATGCCCGACGAGCTCAAGCCGGTGCTCGAGCGACAGATGGAGGTGTATGCGGGATTCCTCGAGCACACCGACTTCCACGTCGGCCGCGTGCTCGACGCCATCGAAGACCTGGGCGCGCTCGACAACACCCTCGTCTACTACATCATCGGCGACAACGGAGCCTCCGCCGAGGGGACGGTGAACGGCGCCTTCAACGAGATGGCGAACTTCAACGGCATGGCGGCGCTCGAGACGCCCGAGTTCATGGTGTCGAAGATGAGCGAGCTCGGCACGCCGAGCTCGTACAACCACTACGCGGTCGGCTGGGCGTGGGCCATGAACTCCCCGCTGCAATGGACCAAGCAGGTGGCGTCGCACTGGGGCGGCACCCGCAACGGCACGATCGTGCACTGGCCGAACGGCGTCGAGGAGAAGGGCGGATTGCGCACGCAGTTCACGCACTGCATCGACGTCGCCCCCACGATCCTCGAGGCGGCCGGGCTGCCCGAACCGACGATGGTGAACGGCGTGCAGCAGTCGCCCATGGAGGGGACGAGCATGCTGTACAGCTTCAACGAGCCCGACACCCCCGAGCGCCACGACCTGCAGTACTTCGAGATGTTCGGCAACCGCGGCATCTACTACAAGGGGTGGAGTGCCGTCACGAAGCACCGCACCCCATGGGTCATGACGGGCGGCGCGCTCGCGGCCTTCGATGACGATGTGTGGGAGCTCTACGACGGCAGCGTCGACTTCAGCCAGGCCCGCGACCTCTCGGCCGAGCAACCTGAGCGGCTGCACGAGCTGCAGCGGCTGTGGCTGATCGAAGCGGTCAAGTACAACGTGCTGCCCATCGACGATCGGGGCGCTGAACGGCTGAACCCCGACCTCGCCGGCCGGCCGACCCTCATCCACGGCACGTTGCAGATGCTCTACGCCGGCATGGGGCGACTCTCGGAGAACAGCGTCGTGAGCATCAAGAACAAGTCGTTCTCCGTCACCGCCGAGATCGAGGTGCCCGAGGGCGGAGCCGACGGGGTCATCATCGCCCAGGGCGGTCGCTTCGGCGGCTGGAGCGTGTTCCTCAGCGGCGGCGCAGCCAAGTTCGTCTACAACGTGCTCGGGATCCAGTCGTTCGCGACCGAGGCCAGATCGCAGGTGCCGGCCGGCACGCACCAGGTGCGCATGGAGTTCGCCTACGACGGCGGCGGACTGGCGAAGGGCGGCGACGTGGCGCTGTACTACGACGGCGAGGAGGTGGGCACCGGCCGGGTCGGCGCGACCCAGGCGATGATCTTCTCCGCCGACGAGACGACCGACATCGGCTACGAGTCGGGCACGTCGGTCAGCCCCGACTACACGGCGCACTCGAGCCGGTTCACCGGCAAGATCCACTGGGTCAAGATCGACACCGGCGACGACGACCACGAGCACCTGATCGACCCCGACGAACGCCTGCGCGTCGCGATGGCGCGGCAGTAGCGACCGCCAGGCACGACAACGGGGGCGGATGCCGCAACGTGAAGTTGCGGCATCCGCCCCCGTCTGTTCATCCGACGCGGCATGGGCAGGCGATGCCGCCGCGTCGAAGGCCTAGTGCTGCGTCGCCTTCTCGGCGCCCACGCCCGTGAGCGAGCGCACCTCCATCTCGGCCTGCTTGACCGGGTCCTCCGTGTTCTTGTCGAGCACGGTGCCGAGCCAGCCGAGGAAGAAGGCGAGCGGGATGGAGACGATGCCGGGGTTCGACAGCGGGAAGATCGCGAAGTCGATGTCCTCCGTCTTCAGCATCGACGTCACGGAACCCGAGACGACCGGCGAGAAGATGATGAGGATGATCGCCGACGCGAGGCCGCCGTACATGCTCCACAGCGCACCCTGGGTCGTGAACCGCTTCCAGAACAGCGAGTAGACGATCGTCGGCAGGTTGGCGGATGCCGCGACCGCGAAGGCCAGGGCGACGAGGAACGCGACGTTCTGCCCGTTCGCGCCGATGCCGCCGATGATCGCGACGATGCCGATGATCACCACGGTGCGACGCGCGACCTTCACCTCGGCACCCGCTGCGGGCTTGCCCTTCTTCACGACGCTCGCATAGATGTCGTGGGCGAAGGAGGCCGCCGCCGTGATCGTGAGGCCGGCGACGACCGCGAGGATCGTCGCGAACGCGATCGCCGAGATCAGGCCGAGCAGCACCGGCCCGCCGAGCTCGAACGCGAGCAGCGGGGCCGCCGAGTTCGGGCCGCCGGGCGCCGCCGCGATGGCCTCGGGGCCGACGAGCGCCGCCGCACCGTAGCCGAGCACGAGCGTGAAGACGTAGAAGATGCCGATGAGCCAGATGGCCCAGACAACCGACTTTCGCGCCTCCTTCGCGGTGGGCACCGTGTAGAAGCGCATGAGCACGTGCGGCAGTGCCGCGGTGCCGAGCACGAGGGCGAGGCCGAGCGAGAGGAAGTCGACCTTCGCGACATCCGACACGCCGTACTTGATGCCCGGGTTCAGGATCTCGGGGTTCCCGGCCGCCGCCACGGCGCTGTCGAGGAGCGTGGAGAAGTTGAAGCCGTCGATGGCCAGCACCCACACCGTCATCACGCCGGCGCCCGCGATGAGGAGCACCGCCTTGATGATCTGCACCCAGGTGGTGCCCTTCATGCCGCCGATGAGCACGTACAGGATCATCAGGCCGCCGACGACGGTGATGACGAGCGCCTGTCCGAGTTGATCGCCCACGCCGAGCAGGAGCGAGACGAGACCGCCAGCACCCGCCATCTGCGCGAGCAGGTAGAAGAAGCACACGACGAGCGTGGTGGTCGCGGCCGCGATGCGCACCGGCCGCTGCTTCAGGCGGAACGAGAGCACGTCGGCCATCGTGAACCTGCCGGTGTTGCGCAGGAGCTCGGCGACGAGGAGCAGGGCGACGAGCCACGCCACGAGGAAGCCGATCGAGTAGAGGAACCCGTCGTACCCGGTGATGGCGATCGCGCCGACGATGCCGAGGAACGAGGCCGCCGAGAGGTAGTCGCCCGCGATCGCGGAGCCGTTCTGCCCGCCCGTGAACGAGCGGCCGGCGGCGTAGTAGTCGGCGGCGGTCTTGTTGTTGCGGCTCGCGCGGAACACGATGATCATCGTGATCGCGACGAACGCGCCGAAGATCGCGATGTTCAGCCAGGGCTCACCGGGTGACGTGGTGGTGGCAGCGGTGTGCAGCATCAGCGGTTCACCTCCGCAACGGATGCCGCGCCAGTCGCCTCGAGCTCAGTCGTCTCGAGCTCATCGCGCAGGTCCGCGGAGAGCGGGTCGAGTCGCTTGTTCGCGAAGTGCACGTACCAGGTGGTGACCGCGAAGGTCGTGACGACCTGCGCGAGGCCGAGCAGGATGCCCACGTTGACGCTGCCGAACACCGGCGTCGACATGAAGTCGTGGGCATAGCCGGCGAGGAGCACGTAGGCGACGTACCAGAGGAGGCACACCCCGAGCACCGGGAAGACGAAGCTGCGGTGGGTGCGACGGAGCTTCTGGAACTCCGGTGATTGCTGGACTGCGCGGTAGTCGATGTCGGACCTGGCCGACCTCTCCGCGCTCAGGGCTTCGTTGCCCATGGCGTCTCTCTCCTTCGAGGGGGTTCGGCGGGCGATCGGCCGCGCCGACTGCCCGGTTGGTCGCTGGGGACCTGGCAGTGGGACCATGCTGGCGCGCACGCCTTCCGGTGGGCGGGCCGTGCCGTTCGTCGTCGCCCAGCGGCGGCGCTCGTGCGACGAACGGCTGATCGGCGACGACGAACGACGGCTACGCTGGCCTGCATGCCCGAGTCGATGCTGCTCGCCGCTGCGGCCGGCGTCGTCGCCGGCGTGCTCGCCGTCGGCGTCGTGCTGTTGCTGCGCCGCATCGTCCTCGCCTCGAAGGATCTCGGCACCGACGTCGAACGGGCGACGTACCAGACCCTGCACCTCGCGTCCCGCGCGGCGACGCATCTGCGCGGCGGCCTCGGCGAGCCCGACGCGGTGCGCGCGGTGCGGCACCTCCGCACCCTCCTCGCCTGCGACGGCCTCGCGATCGTCGACCGCTCGGGCGCCGCCACGGTCGACGGCGATCACGCCGCCGCCATCGGCCAGGTCGCGGCCCGCCTCGCGGCCGAGGCGAGCGCGTCGGGCAAGGCGCAGGTGCAGCGGCGCATCACCATCGGCGAGCGCGAGACCGACGCGGTCGCCGCCCCGATCCTCACGAGCGGCCGGGCGGTCGGGGCGATCGTCGCCTTCGCCGCGCCGGTTCGCGCCGGCCTCGTGCGGGCGACCGGCGAAGTGGCCGACTGGGTCGCCGCCCAGGTCGAGCTGGGCGAGCTCGACACCTCACGCGCGGCGCTCGCCGAGGCCGAGGTGCGCGCACTGAGGGCGCAGATCAGCCCGCACTTCATCTACAACTCGCTCAACGCGATCGCGTCGTTCATCAACACCGACCCCGCGCAGGCGCGCGAGCTCGTGCTCGAGTTCGCCGACTTCACGCGGTACTCGTTCCGCCGGCACGGCGACTTCACGACCGTCGCCGAGGAGCTGCGGTCGATCGACAGCTACCTGCGGCTCGAGCGGGCGCGATTCGGCGACCGCCTGAAGGTGACGCTGCAGGTGGCGCCCGAGGTGCTCTCGACGGTCGTGCCGTTCCTCTCCATCCAACCGCTCGTCGAGAACGCCGTACGGCACGGGCTCGAGGCGAAGGAGGGCGGCGGTCGCATCACGATCACGGCGGAGGACTCCGGGGCGTTCGCCGAGATCAGCGTCGAGGACGACGGGGCGGGCATCGACCCCGAGGTCCTCGCCACCGTGCTCGCGGGCGGCGCGCCGGGCGAGCACGTCGGGCTCCGCAACGTCGACGCGAGACTCCGCCAGGTCTACGGCGACGAGCACGGCCTCGTCGTCGAGACGAACGTGGGTTCGGGCACCCTCGTGCGCATGCGGGTGCCGAAGTCGCAGCCCGGCCGCGTGGGCGGGCACGTACGCACCGGGCCCGTCGCGCCGGTCGCGCCCGTCGCGCCCGTCGACACCGATGACGAGAGGATGCCGCGATGATCTCCGTGCTGATCGCCGACGACGAGCAGCCCGCGATCGATGAGCTCGCGTTCCTGCTCCGTCAGGACCCGCGCATCGGGGTCATCCACCAGGCCTCGTCGGGCGCCGAGGCGATCAGGCTCCTCACGCGCGAGCCCGTCGACGCGGCGTTCCTCGACATCCACATGCCCGGGCTCAACGGCTTCGACCTCGCCCGCGCGCTGCAGCGCTTCGAACACCGCCCCGCGCTCGTCTTCGTCACCGCCGATGAAGAGGGGGCGCTCGAGGCGTTCGACCTCGCGGCCGTCGACTACCTCCTGAAGCCCGTGCGCACCGAGCGTCTGCACCGATCGATCTCACGGGTCGTGGAGTCGTTGAAGGCCGCCGCCGCGCCCGCGACGGGCGCCGCGGCATCCGCTCACGAACCCGAGGTGATCGCAGTCACACTCGGCGGCACGACCCGGATGATCCGGCGCGACGAGGTGCGCTACGTGCAGGCGCAGGGCGACTACGCCCGGCTGCACACCGAAGAGGCGAGCTACCTCGTGCGCGTGCCGATGGCCGACCTCGAGCGCCAGTGGGCCGACGCGGGCTTCGTGCGCGTGCACCGCTCGTACCTCGTCGCGCTCGGCCACGTGACCCGCATCCGGCTCGGCTCCGACCATCCGAGCATCACGGTCGGCGGCGCCGAGCTGCCCGTGAGCCGCCGGCTGCTGCCCGCGCTCCGCGAACGGCTCGAGGCGGCGACCATCCGGGCGCGGCCGTGAGCGAGCGGCAACCCGACGAGCACGAGGCGACGGATGCCCCGCCGCCTCGGGTGCGCGTGACGGCTCCGCGACCCGGCTCGGCGGCGGCATCCGATCGCCCCATTGCGGGCGGGCACGCGGATGCTCCGACGAGCGACATCGCGGGCGTCTACGTGCGCTCGCTGATCCGCTCGCAACTGCGCATCGCGATCGTGTTCGCGGTCGGCTTCGCGTCGGCGACCGCGCTCTTCGTGCTCGCGATCGCCCTCGTGCCCGAGCTCGACGTGACGTTCGTGTTCGGCGTGCCGCTGTCGTGGCTGCTGCTCGGCGTCGGCGTGTACCCGCTCGCGATCACGGTCGGCGCGCTCTACCTGCGTGCGGCGACGCGCAACGAGTCGCGGTACCGCTCGCTCACGGAGGAGGAGTGAACGCCGCGGTCGGCTACGCCGCGATCGCGGCGGTGGCGCTCAGCTCGGCCCTCATCGGCTTCTACGGGTTGCGCATCTCGCGCACGACGAGCGACTTCTACGTCGCGTCGCGCACGGTGCGCCCGTGGTGGAACGCCTCGGCGATCGGCGGCGAGTACCTCTCGGCGGCCTCGTTCCTCGGCATCGCCGGGCTCATCCTCCTCACGGGCTCGGCCGGTCTCTGGTTCCCGATCGGCTACACCGCCGGCTACCTCATGCTGCTGCTCTTCGTGGCGGCGCCGCTGCGCCGCTCGGGCGCGTACACCATCCCCGACTTCACCGAGGCGCGCCTCGACTCGCGCTGGGCACGGCGGGTCACGAGCCTGCTCGTGATCATCATCGGATGGTTCTACATCGTGCCGCAGCTGCAGGGCGCGGCACTCACCGTGCGGATCACGACCGGGCTGCCCGCGTGGGTCGGCTCGCTCGCCGTCGCCGTGATCGTCGCGGTCGTCGTCTCGGCGGGCGGCATGCGCTCGATCACGTTCGTGCAGGCGTTCCAGTTCTGGCTGAAGCTCACGGCGCTCGCGGTGCCGGTGGTGGCGATCCTCCTCGTCATCGGCGGCGGCGACTCGGAGGCCGTCGCGTTGCCGCCGGCCGAGGCCTTCCCGCCCGCGGCGGGGCCCGGTGATCTCGACGTGTACCGCACGGTGTCGCTCATGGTCGCGCTCCTGCTCGGCACGCTCGGGCTGCCGCACGTGCTCGTGCGGTTCTACACGAACCCCGACGGCGGGGCGGCCCGCCGCACGACCGTGATCGTGCTCGCCCTGCTGTCGGTGTTCTACCTGTTCCCGACCGCGTTCGGCTTCCTCGGCCGGGCGTTCGCACCCGACCTCGCGCAGCCCGGCGAATCCGACGCGCTCATCCTGCTGCTGCCCGACCGTCTCGTGCCGGGTCCGCTCGGCGAGCTGCTCACCGCGCTCGTCATCGCCGGCGCCTTCGCCGCATTCCTCTCGACCTCGTCGGGGCTCGTCGTCTCGCTCGCGGGCGTCATCAGCCAGGACCTGCTCGGCGGCAGCGTGCGCGGGTTCCGCATCGCCGCGGTGCTCTCGTCGTTCGTGCCGCTCGTCGTGGCGCTCGCAACCGAGTCGACCGGTCTCGCCGGCAGCGTCGGGCTCGTCTTCGCGTTCACGGCGTCGACACTCTGTCCGGTGCTGATCCTCGGCATCTGGTGGCGCGGGCTCACGGCACGCGGCGCGATCGCGGGCATGGTCACCGGCGCGGTGCTCTCGGGCGGCGCCATCCTCGGCGGCGCGGCCGTCGCAGCGGCGGCGCCCGGCATCCGTCCGTTCCTCGAACAGCCGGCCGCGTGGACGGTCCCGCTCGCGGTGCTCGTCACCGTGGTGGTCTCCCGTACCGATCGCCGCGGTGCACCTCGCGGTACCGACGCGTTCCTCACCCGCCTGCACGTGCCGGAGCGCGAGGGGCGCTGATCCCGTGGGAGCGCCCGCTCCGCGGCCGATCCCGCACCGCTCGCGCGGCCGGGCCGAGCTGCCACCAGTAGACTCGGCCGGTGCTCCTGCCCGTCGCCCTCTCCGTGCTCGTCGGCGCGCTGGCACAGCGCATCACCGGCATGGGGTTCGCCCTCATCGCGGCACCGGCACTCGTCATCCTGCTCGGCCCGTTCGACGGCGTCGTGATCGTCAACCTCTGCGCCGTCGTGTCGTCCATGCTGATCCTGCCCCGCGTCTGGCGGCACGTCGAGTGGTCGCGCTTCGGCTGGCTCGTGCTCCCCGCGCTCGTGGGCACCGTGGCCGGAGCGGTCGTCGCCGCGCGGCTGCCCGGTCCGGTACTGCAGGTGAGCATCGGCGCGCTCGTCGTGATCGCACTCACCGTCTCGCTCATCGTGACGCGCACCGACCACGTCGCGAACGGTCGAGCACCGGCGATCGTCGCGGGTGCGGCATCCGGATTCATGAATGCCGCGGCCGGCGTCGGCGGGCCCGCGCTCAGCGTCTACGCGGTCGCGACCCGGTGGCCGCAGGTCGCATTCGCCGCGACCGCGCAACCGTATTTCGTCGCGATCGGCATCGCGTCGCTCGTCGGCAAGCTCGGGGCCACGGGCTGGGAGCTGCCCGCGCTCGAGCCGGGCGCATGGCCCCTCGTCATCGGCGCCCTGCTCGTGGGCCTCGGTCTCGGCGAACTGCTGCACCGCCGAATCCCGCATCGAGCCGCGCGCATCGCCGTCGTCGTGATCGCCTACGCCGGCAGCGCCGCCGCGATCATCGACGGCGCGTCGAAGCTCTGGGGCTAGCGTCGGCGATCAGGCCGGGCTCAACTCTGCGGCTGCCGCCCCGCCACCTCGACCGGGCGGTCGCCCCACGCCGCGAGTCGCTCCTCGAGCCCGGCCCGAACCGCGGGCCAGTCGTCGATGATCACCGAGTACACGGCGCTGTCACGCCAGGTGCCGTCGGCGCGACGCTTGTGGCGACGCAGAACACCGTCGAGCTGCGCGCCGAGCCGCTCGATCGCGGCGCGGGACCTGGCGTTGCCGGCGTCGGCCTGGATCTTCACGCGGCCGAAGCCGTGGTCGAACGCGAGGCCGAGCAGCAGCAGCTTCGTCTCAGGGTTCACCGCGGAGCCCCACACGCCGGGATCGTAGGCGGTCCATCCGATGTGGGCCGACTCGTTCGCCAGGTCGAAGTCGGCGAGCTTCGTCGCTCCCACCACCCGGCCCTCATCAGGTCCGCCGCGCAGCCTCACCGTGTACGGCATCGCGTTCACGCCGCCGGAGTAGTAGTCCCGCGCGAACGCCTCGTATGCCGATGCATCCGCCGGAAGGCCGGCCGGCCCGCCGCCGTATCCGCCCGCGAACACCTCGGGCCGACAGAGGGCCCGGTACAGGGCGGGAATGTCGGCCTCCCGGAACGGGGTGAGGCGGATGAAACGGCCGGTCAGTTCGGCATCGGCGGGGCGCAGTGCGGTCACACCACGAGTCTGGCACGGCCTTCCGCTGCGACATCCGGCCCCCATACGATCACGAGTGCACGATCTCGCACAACGAAAGGTGGGGGGCGATGGGCGCTCTGGACGACATCACGAAGAAGGCACAGGACTTCGTCGAAGAGAACAAGGACGCGATCAACGACGCGTTGAACAGCGAGCAGGCTGAAGACATCAGCGACAAGCTGCTCGAGGGCGTCACCGACGCGGCGAAGAAGGTCGTGCCCGAAGAGCACCACGACAAGGTCGACGATGTGGCCGCCCACATCGACAAGGCGGTCGGCACCGAGCCGTGAACCCGAGCACTGAGAACGCAGAAGGGGGCCGATGTCGCGCAGTCGCGACATCCGCCCCCTCTCTGCTGTTCGGCTCCTGCGGCCTCAGTCGAGCAGGTCGTGCAGGGTGACGATCTCTTCGCGGCCGGGGCCGACGCCGATCGCGGAGATGCGCGAGCCGCTCATCGCCTCGAGCTCGCGCACGTACGACTTGGCGTTCGCCGGGAGGTCGTCGAACTCGCGCGCGCCCGTGATGTCTTCGGTCCAGCCCGGGAATTCCTCGTAGATGGGCTTCGCGTGGTGGAAGTCGGATTGCGACACGGGGATCTCGTCGACACGCTCGCCGTCGACCTCGTAGGCGACCGCGACCGGGATGCGCTCGATACCGGTGAGCACGTCGAGCTTCGTGAGCACGAAGTCGGTGACGCCGTTGATGCGCGCCGAGTAGCGGGCGATCGGGGCGTCGTACCATCCGGTGCGGCGACGGCGGCCCGTGGTGGTGCCGAACTCGTGACCCTGTTCGGTGAGGAAGTCGCCCCACTCGTCGAAGAGCTCGGTGGGGAACGGACCCGCGCCGACGCGCGTCGTGTACGCCTTCACGACCGCGATGACGCGGTCGATGCGGTTCGGGGCGATGCCCGACCCGGTGATGGCCCCGCCCGAGGTCGCGTTCGACGACGTCACGAACGGGTAGGTGCCGTGGTCGACGTCGAGCATCGTCGCCTGGCCGCCCTCGAAGAGCACCGTCTCGCCGCGCTCGATCGCCTGGTGCAGCAGCAGCGACGTGTCGGTGACCATGGGCCGCAGCCGTTCGACGTAGCCGAGCAGCTCGTCGACGACCTCGTCGACACCGATGGCGCGACGGTTGTAGACCTTCACGAGCAGGTGGTTCTTCTGGTCGAGTGCCCCCTCGACCTTCTGCCGAAGGATGTTCTCGTCGAACAGGTCTTGCATGCGGATGCCGACGCGGTTGATCTTGTCGGCGTAGGCCGGGCCGATGCCGCGGCCGGTGGTGCCGATCTGGCGCTTGCCGAGGAAGCGCTCGGTGACCTTGTCGAGCGTGCGGTGGTACTGGGTGATGAGGTGCGCGTTCGCCGAGATGCGGAGCTTCGAGACATCCACCCCGCGGCTCTCGAGGCCCTCGAGCTCTTCGAAGAGCACCTCGATGTCAACGACGACGCCGTTCGCGATGACGGGCGTGACGCCCGGCGTGAGGATGCCCGACGGCAGCAGGTGCAGGGCGTACTTCTCGTCGCCGATGACGACGGTGTGCCCGGCGTTGTTGCCGCCGTTGAACTTGACGACGTAGTCGAGGCGCGACCCGAGCAGGTCGGTCGCCTTGCCCTTGCCCTCGTCGCCCCACTGTGCACCGATGAGTACGGCGGCGGGCATATCAGTCCTCTCCTGCCGCGTCGTGCGCGGCCGGTTCGTCGGTCGGGTCGGCAGCGCGGGCTTCGAGCCCGGTCGCCGGCGGGATGAGCCCGGGTGCGGCGATGATGGTCATCAGCTGCGTGGGGGTGTACTCGGAGGCGATGCGCGCCGGCGCGTCGGAGTCGGCGGTCGCGAGCTCGTCGGCGAGCCGCGTGGCCCGCGAGTCGAGGCCGAGCTGCTCGGCGGCGCGGCGCTGCGTGTCGAGGGCGCGGAGGTAGGGGCGATTGCGCTCATCGGACCAGGCGACCGGATCGCCCGGCTGCCAGCCCGACTCGGAGAGCTGCTCGCGGGCGAGGTCGGCGGCGACGGCGGCGAACGCGAACGCCTCGATGGCGCGGCCCTCGGAGTCGGCGATGTCGGCGAGCTCGGTCCAGGCGAGCGGCGACGACGGATGCCCCGACACGACGCCGGCGACCGACGAGCGATTGCCGTCGGCGAGCTCTCGTCGCACCTCGGGTTCGTCGACGAGTGACGCCTCGGCCTCGTGCGGTGATTCGTCTGCAGTCACACTCAACCTTATCGCGGGGGTGTTTCGGGGCCGTGAAGCTGCACCCGCTCTGCGCAGACGAGGGGCCGGACCATCCGGCCCGACCCCTCGTCCTCATCGGTTCAGTGGGTCACTGCACCACGTTGAGCGCGTTCACGTTGCCGGCTCCGTAGAACCCGTTGCGCTGGCCGCCCGTGCAGGTGGCCGGCCACCCGGGACGCGGCTCGAAGACGCCGTCCGGGCATGCCAGCGGGGTCGCCGTGCGCTCGAGGAACGAGGCGAGCTGGCCCGTCGTCAGGCCGGGGTGGGCCGACAGGGCGAGGGCCGCGACACCGGCCGCATGCGGTCCGGCCATCGAGGTGCCCTGCTTGTAGCCCCATCCGTTGGTCTGCGTCGCCGTGTTGTAGGTGGTCG harbors:
- a CDS encoding DUF3151 family protein; translation: MTADESPHEAEASLVDEPEVRRELADGNRSSVAGVVSGHPSSPLAWTELADIADSEGRAIEAFAFAAVAADLAREQLSESGWQPGDPVAWSDERNRPYLRALDTQRRAAEQLGLDSRATRLADELATADSDAPARIASEYTPTQLMTIIAAPGLIPPATGLEARAADPTDEPAAHDAAGED